AAAACCAATCATCATCAGCACCAATGAGAATGATGTCAATTGTGGGACAACATTGGCTAGGGTAACAGGAAGAACAATTCTGCTCTTCTCCATACTgtaccttgggatattttttGCCCATCTGTGATGGGAGATGGAACTCTGGTTTAATAGCTCCTGAAGCCCAGGTCTTAATCAGTGCAGGTCAagccagtagtaaggaaggcaattgcaatgttagcattcattttgagaggactagaatataaaagcaaggatataatgctgagggtttatgaggcattggtcagaccacatttggagcattgtgagcagttttgggccccatatctaaggaagaatgtactggtgttggagagggtccagaggaggataacgagaatgatcctggggatgaaagggttaatatatgagcaacgtttgatggctctgggcctgtacttgctggagtttggaaccatgagggggcatctcattgaaacctaccaagtactgaaaggcctggatagagtggacatggagaggatgcttccagtagtgggagagtctaggaccagagggcacagcctaagaataaaaagatgtccctttagaacagagatgaggaggaattttttagccagaaggtggtgaatctgtggaatatatttccacagacggctgtggaggccaattcattggggatatttaaagcagaggttcttgattagtaaaggtgtcaaaggttatggggagaaggcaggagaatggggttgagagggaaaaataaatcagccgtgatcgaatggcagaacagactcgatgggctgaatggcctaattctgctcctatgtcctgtggtcttatggtcttatggcctgGATGAAGTTCTATAATGTGATTCAGTAACTGAACAAGGGTAATTTCAGCCAGGCACCATCTTCATGAACTTAAGTCCTGCTGGCTCTGAATACTTCCCAGGGAATGGGAAACATTTTGCAGTCAACTCGTAGACTTGAATGCTTACAGTGTTTCTTCATTTCTATCTGATAATTTGTTTCTAAATAGATAATAACATAATGTTTTGTAAACAAGTTTTGTGTGATAGtccagaaaaaaacaactaaTCAAAGTAATCAGGAAAAAGGATTTTTATTTATGCTCATGAATCTATCTACTTCACTAATTCTTATATTTCAGCAACATTCTAGAAGTCCCTCATGCGCCTGAAGGACCCAATGGTTGAGTTGTAGCCGCCCCAGTCACTGTATCTCCTGTATTCACTGGGTCTCAGGAAGTACTGTCGGCCTCTGTAGTTGGGCAGTTCGTAGAAGATCCAGTAACCATCCACCACCTGGCAGGAGTGGATGTCATGGTAACGGAATCGATCGTAGACAGAGGGACAGTCGTCCATGAATTCCATCATCTTCCCTCCAAAGTCAGGCCTCTCATAAATCCTTATTTTGTAGTTACCTCCCCTGTACTATAAATGAAACATATTATCGATTAACCAATGACACTTGTAGGTGTGATATGTGCCCGAAAGCATTCCACAATTGGACACTTTAGAACATGTCTATCAATGAAGGCAGAAGCTGAAATGAATTTAGGAATGGATTTATTATCCACTTACTAAATGTGAAGCCTCTAAGATAAAACTGAAAGGCATTTGAAAATGTTGTAAGCCATAAACTGTTGGGTAACTGTGAGTAGATTACAACTCTATTGCTATTAGCAGTTATGAGCTCCCATTTTCAAAATCTTTATAATGCACTGGAGagctttcagaaaaaaaatgacaggtaTATCATTGTGGAACAAGTATATCACAAAGAAAGACATCTAAATCTGAATTTAACTTCCTTCTACAAAATGACATTACTTTTTACAGCTTTAAAGGATCAATCAATATTCCAATATTATCTGAGGAATCAGGTGAATCTGCTGAATATGGCAATTGGTGAATATAAGTTCAGATGTAGTTCCACGCGGGATGTGCATGTGGCCAAGGTGGTTAATGATGCAGTTACCTCTACTTAATTTCAACGCTCGGTGATCCTAAAAACCCTTCAACAATAGGTTTGGAAGGAAAATATTTGCAGCTCTGCATGTGCATGGGAACAGCGCAAACCCAGTACTGTCTAAGCCACAGTGAGTGCGATCTCCAATTGGATCACTGGTTACTTCCACCACAACGTGGAAAAATACCTAACAAACATCTGTGCAACATTTATGCCAATTTAAAGGGAAGCGCCAATGAAGGAGCAACAAGTGTTTTAATTCAGCACCACTAATTCTTGCTGTTTCACGCTTCATTTCAGAATTATTTCCCAGATCTTAAACAGCACAAATCAGAAAAATTAAAGTGTGGATCTGTCACTAATgatagaaaaaaatggaaagacaAAAATAATCTTAAATTTGATAGTATTACATAATTAATAAATTGACTGAGACTAAACTGCAAAAAATTTACTTAATATTGTTGGCAGGCTCTAACATACTAAGTgcactttatttcagattgaagGTTAGCGTGTGGCTCCTACTCACCTGTGGAAAGCTGCGACATGATTTGATGCAGTCATTGAATCCCATCCAGCGCTGATATTCGGGATATTCTCCTCTGCTCAGCACATACTGGTATCCCATGTAGTGGGGTCTCTCGTACACCACCCACCAGTCACTCTCAACGCGGATGGAGTTACAGCGGCTGAAGTAAGGGGACAGGTCGGCACAGTCGGTGCTGCACTCGTGGTGCCGACCCTGGAAGTTCCTGTCCTCATAGAAGATGATCTGTGGGAGATGAAATGACACAGGTGAGTGGTTAATTTCTTGATCTGATGGAAACACTACTGGCAAATCTGAAAAACATGAGAGCTGGTCTTGCCTTTCCCATTTTGAGCTTCACAGTGGAAGAGCAACCTGGATACAACACAGCTTCATATAGTTCGGTATTTATAAGCTGAAATAAAATGCCGCAGTAGGAAATACTTTTGTTATTCTAATGGTTACAGTAGTATATATCAGCAAAAAGACAAAGTTAAAATAAGACCTATTGGCACTGCAGACAAAACCCCCGATTCAGGTTTTTAGATGACCACAGATTCTTTTCATTCTGCTTTGATGCCATTTTAATTGTTCTGGGCCAACTGTTCAAAAACAAGTGCTGAAGATGCATCCATGTACAGTCCAGTCACGGCACTGGTACGGCTTTTGTTTTTACCTTTTCCAAAGATGAAGTATTACCTTGCTCCAGACCTCCAAAATATACTTCAATCTTTTAATActcaatatactgtatattaaccTACACGCAACATTTATACAATACCATGGCACAGTGGAAGCCTTATTATGTTTATTTGTTCTGGCAAggtattccattttttttacataattaaGATCAGAAACTGGCAGAGGGAGAAACATGGTTACTGCTTCAGCTCAATGACCTGTTCTCAGAACCTTTTGCTAAAACAAAACATAGGTCTGGAGGAGATGCAGTTGGGAATAGCAGGATCATCatcatttgaaattgttgaactctgtGCACAGTCCAGGAGGCTGCAGTGCCCCTTGTTGTTGAAAGATGATGTGCTGTCCTTCAAGCTTGTACTGAACTTCATTggcatagtgtagaaggctgaagacagagcagacagggtggggtggaagggagaATGAAGATGACAGGCTACTGCAAGCACGGGGTCTTGTTTTGCAGACGGGATGGAAGTGTTTTGAATGAGGGTCACATAATTGCATTTGGACGCTGATGCAAAGAGTCCACATTGTGAGTTGTGTATtcataaattaattgaaaatgtactagaattgtaagaaatcattttacctatttgggtgtaacaataactaaaaattataaacatttatttaaagaaaactttcttactttactgaattatgtgaaaagggtcttatcatattggtcacccctctctatatcgttGGTtggctgcattaattctattaaaatgaatattttacctaaatttatgtatctatttcaggccttacctgtttttattcctaagtcttttttttgattcccttgactcaattatatcttcttacatatggaaaaataaacatcctagattaaataaagttcactttcagaaagctaaaaataatggaggctttgccttactcaactttaggttttattactgggcagtcaatatacgaaatcttacattttggttacattatattaatcatgaggcctgtccagtatgggtttctttggaagctaattctgttaaaaaaaatttctattctctctttgcttggctcttcacttcctttatcattaaataaattaactggtaatttggtagttaaacatgctttgagagtttggttacaatttggaaaatattatggcttattgagattttctttgtctagtcccatttttgttaattgtttttttaaaccttccatgactgacatagtttttaaagaatgggatagtttgggtattacttgtttccaggatctatttgttggaggaaatttcgcaatgtttgaacaattgtcaattaaatataatttgccaaaaactctcttttttcgatatttgcaaatcagagactttctccgatctcaagtataTACATTCCCTATGTcttgataagaacttactagatgtaatttttagtttgaagcctttttatgatggttcaatatccaAGATTTATAGTGggttatcaggaatgaataaggttcctttagacaaaattaaaaatgcttgggtacatgatctgcagatttcaatttctgaggaacttggaataaaatttttaaactggttaatacttcgtcattatgtgcgcGTCACTccttccttcaatttaaagtggtccatagagctcacctgtccaaagacaagttaccgagtttctttctttctttttcgatctttttattagttttcaaattaatacagattgatatatagcatcaatatttatacatgtaatacaaagagatcaggataacaatcatagcatacataatcataaagaacaataaaatattaaaaaaatctgtaaatccaacgatctcttagtaaatgaatataatataaaagaaaggaaagaaaaagatttattatataaatttaagaaaaaacccaaatcaataaaaaaaattataaactgtagcggttgctaccgcggaataaaacaagactctactcggaggattgccaaacagaactggtttattttcctgccttgcgcaggccctttaagggagaatgttcccgcccaaaacaaccggcaataacgtaagtcctatgtcatcaggactttcctgcgcgcgggttctccccgtcgctcggaaagacgaggcccgccgccatcttgggcctcatcgctcctacgccgcgcgacccgactgccgagccggttcgcccgactagacggtgagtcgccacacaaccccccccagaaccagcgatacagtccccaaggtccgtgggctgtgccagctgccgcttaggggggcggcctctgcgtcgcggcgtggcaacctcgacaggctgttgcagatccaaatgggccggtttgaggcggtccgccgtgaaaacctgttccctgcctccaatgtccaaaataaaagtggatccgttattccgtatgactcggaacggtccctcatatggtcgttgcaatggcgcccgaggtgtgcccctgcaaacgaaaacaaacttacagtcctgtagtttcttgggctggcaggatggggcttgaccgtgccgtgaggtgggaatcggggccaagtcgccaagcttctcgcgcagtctttgtaggactgctgggggttgttccccttggtcccgaagggcaggtatgaaatccccggggacaactagtggcgccccgtatacaagctcagctgacgaagtgcggaggtcttctttgggggcagtgcgtatgccgagcaggacccaaggcagctcgtcaacccagttaggacccttcaggcgggccatcaaggccgatttcagatggcagtgaaaacgttccaccaacccgtttgattgaggatggtaggccgtggtggtgtgcagctgcgtccctagcaggttcgctaatgcagcccagagactagaagtgaattgggtgcctctgtctgaagtgatgtgggccggaacgccaaaacgtgagacccaagttgtgagcagtgcccgggcgcaggaatcagttgtgatgtcagtcaggggggttacctcaggccacctcgtgaaccggtccacgatggtaaggaggtaccgggctcctcttgaaaccggcagagggcccacgaggtcgacgtgtatgtggtcgaacctcctacgggtaggctcgaactgctgtggtgggactttggtgcgtcgctggatttttgacgtctggcagtgcggacaagtcctggcccactcactgacctgtttgcgcaggccatgccagacaaacttgctggcgaccagtcggacagtagatctgatggacgggtgcgccaacccatgtaccgagtcaaaaacgcgtctccgccaggctgcagggactatagggcggggctgaccagtcgcaacgtcgcaaagtagggtccgctgacctggaccaaccaagaaatctcggagctgcagacccgagactgcggttctgtagctgggcagttcgtcgtcggcttgctgtgcgtcagctagggccgtgtagtcgacacccaaggataggttgtggatggttggtctggaaagtgcatcagcaacgacattatcctttccggagacatgttggatgtcagttgtgaactcggaaatgtaggataaatgtctctgctgacgagctgaccagggatcggagactttggagaaggcaaaggacagaggcttatgatcggtgaaagcggtgaaaggcctgccttctagaaagtatcggaaatgccggaccgccagatacagcgctagaagttcccgatcaaaagcgctgtacttcagttcgggcggtctaaggtgcttgctgaaaaatgccaagggttgccagcggccttcgagtagctgttccagtaccccacccaccgcggtgttggacgcgtctaccgtgagggcagtcgggacatcagtcctggggtgtaccagcatcgtggcgtctgccagggcgtctttggccttaacgaaagcagccgcagcctcgtcagtccaggtgatgtccttgcccttaccagccagcagtgagaacagagggcgcatgatacgggctgctgcagggatgaaatgatggtaaaagttgaccatcccaaggaattcctgtaggcctttgactgtgtcggggtcggcaaaatggcggatagcatccaccttggcgggtaggggtgttgccccgtcgctggtgattttgtggccgaggaaatcgatagagtcaagtccgaattggcacttggacgggttgatcgtgaggccgaaatcgcggaggcgggaatacagctggcggaggtgggaaaggtgttcctggcggttacggctggcgatcagtatgtcgtccaagtaaatgaacacgaagtccaggtctcggcctaccgcgtccatcagtcgctggaaggtctgcgcggcgttcttaaggccgaacggcatccgaaggaattcgaacaggccgaatggggtgataatcgcagttttggggacgtcatccggatggaccgggatttggtggtatcccctaatgaggtccactttggaaaagatgcgggccccgtgtaagttcgctgtgaagtcctgaatgtgagggatgggatagcggtccggggtggtggcgtcattcagcctgcggtagtcgccgcagggcctccaccctctggtggctttggggaccatgtgcaggggggaggcccaggggctgtctgacctgcgaacaatccccagctcctccatgtgacggaactcttcctttgccaggcggagtttgtctggaggtaatggtcgtgctcgggcatgaaggggtggccctgtggtaatgatgtggtgtcataccccgtgtgtgggcctagaatttgtaaacgaaggtgccaaaatcgatgggaattcggctaggagcttggcaaaatcgtcgccagaaagggaaatggagtccaggcgtggggctggtgggctgatttctcccaggggataggtccggagagtgctagagtggactaaccgcttccttcgcaggtcgactaacaggttgtgggcccgaaggaaatcggctcctaggagtggtcgggcgacggtggcaagggtaaaggtccaggtaaaacggctgccgccaaagtgtaattgaagggtacgggtgccgaaagaccgtatcgttgtaccgttggcggcattgagtagatgacctggtggcctgtcacgagtgttgcggcctgtcgggggcaaaatactgacctccactccagtatcaacgagaaaataccgtccagatttcttgtcctgaacgaagaggaggctctgtcggcggccagccgccgtagccatcagcggcggctggccctggcgtttccctaaaacttgcagggtgggcggcatcgacgggcctccgcaccccacctctgatggtaggagcacagctggtcacccgtgtcgtcgtctgcgttcctggggcgtggttgctcggttgctggggccgggcgaggcgggtgctgggctcgcggcctggtgatttgactgacggacgaaccgctctcgcgcttggccctccacaggacatctgcccgggcggccacctcacg
The window above is part of the Pristis pectinata isolate sPriPec2 chromosome 1, sPriPec2.1.pri, whole genome shotgun sequence genome. Proteins encoded here:
- the LOC127567962 gene encoding gamma-crystallin S-1-like, translated to MDRVQGREAGIIFYEDRNFQGRHHECSTDCADLSPYFSRCNSIRVESDWWVVYERPHYMGYQYVLSRGEYPEYQRWMGFNDCIKSCRSFPQVSRSHTGGNYKIRIYERPDFGGKMMEFMDDCPSVYDRFRYHDIHSCQVVDGYWIFYELPNYRGRQYFLRPSEYRRYSDWGGYNSTIGSFRRMRDF